One genomic segment of Prochlorococcus marinus str. MIT 0919 includes these proteins:
- a CDS encoding YdcF family protein → MFVTQGTFRPFLRSIFNKEEAQLILVLGGDIDREKAGFKMAKKLNLPIIISGGSNPEYSEWLAEKEGLPSKLIRRDYRAQDTLGNFTSLVNDLSSDNINHIFLITSEDHIDRAIIVGKIIAGSRGIKLKSISIPCAHKCKKESQKKYYIDIIRSITWVVTGKDLKNILPEKLKAEFVE, encoded by the coding sequence TTGTTTGTAACTCAAGGAACATTTAGGCCTTTTTTACGCAGCATCTTTAATAAGGAAGAAGCTCAACTAATATTAGTATTAGGAGGGGACATCGATAGAGAAAAGGCTGGGTTTAAAATGGCAAAAAAATTAAATCTTCCAATAATAATTAGCGGAGGCAGCAACCCTGAGTACTCTGAATGGTTAGCAGAAAAGGAAGGTTTGCCTTCTAAATTAATTAGAAGAGATTATCGAGCTCAGGACACCTTGGGTAATTTCACTTCCTTAGTAAATGATTTATCTAGCGATAATATTAACCATATTTTTCTAATTACAAGTGAAGACCATATTGATAGAGCAATCATAGTTGGAAAGATTATAGCTGGAAGTAGAGGAATTAAGCTAAAAAGTATTTCAATACCATGTGCACATAAGTGCAAAAAAGAATCTCAAAAAAAGTATTATATTGATATAATTCGCTCTATTACTTGGGTTGTCACAGGGAAAGATTTAAAAAATATTCTCCCTGAAAAACTCAAGGCTGAGTTTGTAGAATAA
- the tsaB gene encoding tRNA (adenosine(37)-N6)-threonylcarbamoyltransferase complex dimerization subunit type 1 TsaB — MSFKNEKRYLLGLHSSSEKFGVGIIDLKNPQEKIQIASFDGGRELSNNLFDYVDSILPTKSWMEIARIAVSKGPGSFTGTRVSVAMARTLAQQINCPLEGVSSFALMAARHAKSLENHKINSFFWIKKVLPRHGVIAGKYKVINPAKENNKLDIIELEEPHLIPDGTEISPSLNASDNILEDIRKLLEILAQSHSIKNENHWSEVLPIYPISPISNSK, encoded by the coding sequence ATGTCATTCAAGAATGAAAAGCGATATCTACTGGGACTCCACAGCTCTTCAGAAAAGTTTGGGGTAGGGATAATAGATTTAAAAAATCCTCAGGAAAAGATACAGATTGCTTCTTTTGATGGTGGAAGAGAATTATCAAACAATTTATTTGACTATGTAGATAGCATTTTACCCACAAAATCTTGGATGGAAATTGCAAGAATCGCTGTTTCAAAAGGGCCAGGCAGTTTTACAGGAACAAGAGTGAGTGTTGCCATGGCACGTACACTTGCCCAACAAATTAATTGTCCTCTCGAGGGCGTCAGTAGCTTTGCTTTAATGGCAGCAAGACATGCAAAAAGCCTTGAAAATCACAAAATAAATAGTTTTTTTTGGATCAAAAAAGTACTTCCAAGACATGGTGTAATAGCAGGTAAGTATAAAGTTATTAATCCGGCGAAAGAAAATAATAAACTTGACATTATTGAGTTAGAAGAACCACATTTAATCCCAGATGGTACAGAAATAAGCCCATCCTTAAATGCTAGTGACAACATCTTAGAAGACATTAGAAAATTGCTAGAAATATTAGCACAATCACATAGTATTAAGAATGAAAACCATTGGTCTGAAGTACTACCAATTTACCCAATATCACCAATTTCTAATAGTAAGTGA
- a CDS encoding Ycf34 family protein yields the protein MCICVNCYWIDRCKTYHAVEKQHGAEHLTSSPDFQGNNPSIHVIVKDVHSGSSIEWDVRACKSFQEDKGKWQRLRPGQKLPS from the coding sequence ATGTGTATTTGTGTGAACTGTTACTGGATAGATAGATGTAAGACGTATCACGCAGTCGAAAAACAGCATGGTGCTGAGCACCTAACCTCCTCGCCTGATTTTCAAGGGAATAATCCATCAATTCATGTAATTGTTAAGGATGTACATTCTGGAAGCTCAATTGAATGGGACGTAAGAGCTTGTAAAAGTTTCCAAGAAGACAAGGGTAAATGGCAACGATTAAGACCTGGTCAAAAGCTACCTTCTTAA
- a CDS encoding CCA tRNA nucleotidyltransferase has product MEFRKDHSLLAQSLSERLDFSRWPVSLKDLPIGSALVGGSIRDALLNRLQDKPDLDLVVPSDAIKLAKQFAEGIGGTCVVLDETRDIARWVIKEWTVDFASQIGTCLKEDLLRRDYTINAIALVLLPEPQILDPTGGLIDLTKKQLIAVSEQNLIDDPLRLLRGFRFLAELNFFFDNQTKFFLESNAHLLRRVARERIKGELEKLIQGIWADQVIPSLNKSRLLEPWQVLDQPQNELIELSPNFSAFNSTELEIGLPLIRLTKLLSDQGLKELSFSRKKLQNCHLLRYWQLKNDGFAFENLSENDRFRLHKDLENILPALILGLSFRDQKLWLKRWRDNDDPLFHPSCPLDGGALQKIISASEGPWIGELINLISQEKAFGRLKTEEEVFQFARYWWAHNKPFCD; this is encoded by the coding sequence TTGGAATTCAGGAAGGATCATAGTTTGCTTGCGCAATCTTTAAGTGAAAGACTGGATTTTTCGAGATGGCCTGTCAGTTTAAAGGATCTTCCTATCGGTTCTGCCTTGGTTGGTGGTTCAATAAGAGATGCTTTACTCAACAGACTTCAGGATAAGCCAGATCTTGATCTAGTAGTTCCTTCTGACGCGATTAAACTTGCTAAGCAATTTGCTGAAGGAATAGGTGGGACTTGTGTTGTTCTCGATGAGACAAGAGATATAGCTAGATGGGTAATCAAAGAATGGACAGTTGATTTTGCTAGTCAGATAGGTACTTGCTTAAAAGAAGATTTATTGCGAAGAGATTACACAATTAATGCAATTGCTTTAGTGCTTTTACCTGAACCTCAAATATTGGATCCAACTGGAGGGTTGATTGACTTAACTAAGAAACAATTAATTGCAGTTTCAGAGCAAAACTTAATAGATGATCCTTTGAGATTATTAAGAGGTTTTAGATTTCTTGCAGAGTTAAATTTCTTTTTCGATAATCAAACAAAATTTTTTTTAGAATCTAATGCACATTTACTTAGGAGAGTTGCAAGGGAACGAATTAAGGGCGAATTGGAGAAATTAATTCAAGGTATTTGGGCTGATCAAGTAATCCCTTCATTGAACAAATCTCGACTTTTAGAGCCTTGGCAGGTCTTAGATCAACCTCAAAATGAACTAATTGAACTTTCGCCAAATTTTTCTGCCTTTAATTCAACAGAGCTTGAAATAGGTCTGCCTTTAATTCGCTTAACAAAATTATTAAGTGATCAAGGGTTAAAAGAGTTAAGTTTTTCTAGAAAAAAATTACAAAATTGTCATCTTTTACGTTACTGGCAATTGAAAAATGATGGCTTTGCTTTCGAAAACCTTAGCGAAAATGATCGTTTTAGGTTACATAAGGATTTAGAAAATATTCTTCCTGCATTGATTTTAGGACTGTCTTTTCGTGATCAGAAGCTTTGGCTAAAACGCTGGAGAGATAATGATGATCCACTTTTTCACCCGTCATGCCCATTGGATGGAGGTGCATTGCAAAAGATCATTAGTGCATCGGAAGGACCTTGGATAGGGGAATTAATAAATCTGATTTCTCAAGAAAAAGCATTTGGACGTTTAAAAACCGAAGAGGAAGTATTTCAATTTGCTCGTTACTGGTGGGCACATAACAAACCTTTTTGTGATTAA
- a CDS encoding RNA recognition motif domain-containing protein: MSVRLYIGNLPQNLKIKELEELFATVGKGIRFKAVLDRETKACRGFGFANVENEKLATEVIEQLNGKEFNGNNLRVERSEKKEQNNSSGRRNASSSNSKSKGNRKDFKKVVHSDAPNAEAPDPRWAGELSKLKELLANQKTPV; this comes from the coding sequence ATGAGTGTTCGTCTTTACATCGGTAACTTGCCGCAAAATTTAAAGATCAAGGAGCTTGAAGAACTCTTTGCAACTGTTGGGAAAGGCATTCGGTTTAAAGCCGTACTAGATAGAGAGACCAAAGCTTGTAGGGGATTTGGATTTGCAAATGTAGAGAATGAGAAGTTGGCTACAGAAGTTATAGAGCAGTTAAATGGGAAGGAATTTAATGGGAATAACTTGAGAGTCGAACGCTCTGAGAAGAAGGAACAAAATAACTCTTCAGGGAGAAGAAATGCTTCTTCCTCAAATTCAAAGTCAAAAGGAAACCGTAAGGATTTCAAGAAAGTCGTTCATAGTGATGCCCCTAATGCTGAAGCTCCTGATCCTAGATGGGCTGGAGAATTATCGAAGTTGAAGGAACTTTTAGCAAATCAGAAAACACCTGTTTAA
- a CDS encoding phytoene synthase: MTRKDLIYLENAYEICRKETAQWAKTFYLGTLLLPPIKRKAIWAIYVWCRRTDELMDSVEAQKKSVEELAERLDAWEERTKKIFAGEVKDELDAVMSDTFEHFPQSIQPYLDMIEGQRMDLNKTRYSTFKELELYCYRVAGTVGLMTQNVMGLDEAYTNAPWSERPDTSDAAVALGIANQLTNILRDVGEDRSRGRIYIPQEDLKRFGYSETDLLQGKINDAWKELMAFQLHRAREWFSRSEEGIRWLSPDARWPVWTSLRLYRGILNAIERLDYDVFNNRAYVNKWVKLLELPICYLIAQTK; the protein is encoded by the coding sequence ATGACTAGGAAAGACTTAATTTACCTTGAAAATGCATATGAAATATGTAGAAAAGAGACAGCACAATGGGCTAAGACTTTTTATCTCGGGACATTACTTTTACCACCCATTAAAAGAAAGGCTATTTGGGCAATTTATGTTTGGTGCAGAAGAACTGATGAGTTAATGGATAGTGTTGAGGCACAAAAAAAATCCGTGGAAGAACTTGCCGAAAGACTTGACGCATGGGAAGAACGTACTAAGAAAATATTTGCAGGGGAAGTAAAGGATGAATTAGATGCGGTTATGTCAGATACATTTGAACATTTTCCACAATCTATTCAACCCTATTTAGACATGATTGAAGGTCAACGAATGGATCTCAATAAAACTAGGTATTCGACCTTTAAAGAACTTGAGTTGTATTGCTATCGAGTGGCCGGCACAGTTGGCCTAATGACCCAAAACGTTATGGGTCTTGATGAAGCGTATACTAATGCTCCTTGGAGCGAGCGGCCTGATACTTCAGATGCTGCAGTTGCACTAGGGATTGCCAATCAATTAACTAATATTCTTAGAGATGTAGGAGAAGATAGATCCAGAGGGCGTATATATATTCCTCAAGAGGATCTGAAACGATTTGGCTATTCCGAAACTGATCTTTTGCAAGGAAAAATAAATGATGCTTGGAAAGAACTCATGGCCTTCCAACTGCATCGAGCAAGAGAATGGTTCTCTCGTTCAGAAGAAGGTATTAGATGGTTATCTCCTGATGCGAGATGGCCAGTTTGGACTTCTTTAAGGCTATACAGAGGTATTCTAAATGCTATTGAAAGACTCGATTATGACGTATTTAACAATCGGGCCTATGTAAATAAGTGGGTAAAGTTACTTGAACTTCCAATATGTTATTTAATTGCACAAACTAAGTAA
- the pds gene encoding 15-cis-phytoene desaturase, translated as MRVVIAGAGLAGLSCAKYLCDQGHQPILIESRDVLGGKVAAWKDEDGDWYETGLHIFFGAYPNMLQLFKELDIEDRLQWKSHSMIFNQPEEPGTYSRFDFPDLPAPMNGVAAILGNNDMLSWSEKILFGIGLVPAMLRGQEYVEECDQMSWSEWLEKQNIPSRVNDEVFIAMSKALNFIGPDEISSTVLLTALNRFLQEKNGSKMAFLDGAPPERLCQPIVDYIKSKGGEVYTNTPLKKINLNDDSSVKSFSIGGLNGEEIRELEADAYVSALPVDLLKLIIPNSWKGLEIFRKLEGLKGVPVINIHLWFDRKLTDIDHLLFSRSELLSVYADMSNTCREYADENRSMLELVFAPAKEWIGKSDQDIIEATMKELKKLFPMHFTGSNQATLIKSKVVKTPLSVYKAVPGCQDLRPSQETPLSNFFLAGDFTMQRYLASMEGAVLSGKLCADKINESKERLLNILKPEGEGLQ; from the coding sequence ATGCGAGTTGTTATTGCTGGGGCAGGATTGGCTGGACTGTCATGTGCAAAATACTTGTGCGATCAAGGTCATCAACCAATCCTGATTGAATCTCGAGATGTATTGGGGGGGAAAGTAGCTGCATGGAAAGATGAAGATGGAGATTGGTATGAGACTGGACTGCATATCTTTTTTGGGGCATACCCAAATATGCTGCAGCTTTTCAAAGAGCTGGACATAGAAGATCGATTGCAATGGAAGAGCCATTCAATGATTTTCAATCAGCCAGAGGAACCTGGCACATATAGTCGTTTTGATTTTCCAGATCTACCGGCTCCAATGAATGGTGTAGCAGCTATTTTGGGCAATAACGATATGTTGAGTTGGTCGGAAAAAATCTTATTTGGCATTGGTCTTGTACCTGCAATGCTTCGTGGGCAAGAATATGTTGAAGAATGCGACCAAATGTCTTGGAGTGAGTGGTTAGAAAAACAGAACATTCCATCAAGAGTGAATGATGAGGTTTTTATAGCTATGAGCAAAGCTTTAAATTTCATTGGTCCAGATGAAATTTCATCAACAGTATTATTAACCGCTCTTAATAGATTCCTCCAAGAAAAAAATGGTTCGAAAATGGCTTTCCTTGATGGAGCTCCGCCAGAAAGATTATGCCAACCAATTGTTGATTATATCAAGTCTAAAGGAGGAGAAGTTTATACAAATACTCCATTAAAAAAGATCAATCTAAATGATGATTCTAGCGTAAAAAGTTTTAGCATTGGTGGATTAAATGGTGAAGAAATCAGAGAGCTAGAAGCAGATGCGTATGTAAGTGCTTTGCCAGTAGATTTACTTAAGTTAATTATTCCCAATTCCTGGAAAGGTCTCGAAATTTTCCGAAAATTAGAGGGACTAAAAGGCGTTCCAGTGATTAATATTCACCTTTGGTTTGACAGAAAATTAACTGATATTGACCATTTATTATTTAGCAGGTCTGAATTACTTAGTGTTTATGCAGATATGAGCAATACCTGCAGAGAGTATGCAGACGAGAATCGATCAATGTTAGAGCTTGTTTTTGCACCTGCCAAAGAATGGATTGGTAAAAGTGATCAAGATATAATAGAGGCAACAATGAAAGAGCTGAAAAAACTTTTCCCGATGCATTTCACTGGATCCAATCAAGCAACATTGATTAAGTCCAAAGTAGTAAAAACACCTTTATCTGTTTATAAAGCAGTCCCAGGGTGTCAAGATTTACGTCCAAGCCAAGAAACACCACTAAGTAATTTTTTCTTGGCTGGTGATTTTACAATGCAACGTTATTTAGCATCAATGGAAGGTGCGGTGCTAAGCGGCAAACTTTGTGCTGATAAAATAAATGAATCAAAAGAAAGACTATTGAATATTCTAAAACCTGAAGGCGAAGGGTTGCAATGA
- a CDS encoding NAD(P)H-quinone oxidoreductase subunit M, which produces MTDAILKCTTRHIRIFTARTENSDLVADEKYLTLDLDPDNEFIWNQEVVDKINQRFSTLVTSYSGKDLTDYNLRKIGSSLEGLIRQLLQSGQLKYNPDCRVLNFSMGLPRTKDLL; this is translated from the coding sequence ATGACAGATGCCATTCTTAAGTGCACAACAAGACACATTCGAATATTTACCGCAAGAACTGAAAATAGTGATCTAGTCGCAGATGAGAAATATTTGACCTTGGATTTGGATCCCGATAATGAATTTATTTGGAATCAAGAGGTAGTAGATAAGATTAATCAGCGCTTTAGTACTTTGGTTACATCATATTCAGGCAAAGATTTAACTGATTACAATCTTAGAAAAATTGGCTCAAGCTTAGAGGGTTTAATCAGACAACTCCTTCAATCAGGACAGTTGAAATACAACCCAGATTGTCGAGTACTTAATTTTTCAATGGGTTTACCAAGGACCAAAGATTTATTGTGA
- a CDS encoding DUF3172 domain-containing protein produces the protein MSLNTSTIAVLAGVLVLGVGIGSAITSTTQGGEGNIASQQQLDMAVPDPEFCRQWGASAFVIDVEMYTTLNPSTSFVTQPSLQPGCVIRRENWSLLQKQGAITNEDVRECKQRMNTFAYIGSIRDNPIVRCVYQADINDNKFIIKGVEEDGIRINQEAIQF, from the coding sequence ATTAGTTTGAATACAAGCACAATTGCTGTGCTTGCTGGTGTTTTGGTTTTAGGTGTTGGGATTGGGAGTGCCATTACTAGTACAACTCAAGGGGGAGAAGGGAATATTGCAAGTCAGCAACAGCTAGATATGGCTGTTCCAGATCCGGAGTTTTGCAGGCAATGGGGTGCAAGTGCTTTCGTCATAGATGTTGAGATGTATACAACATTGAACCCTTCGACAAGCTTTGTGACGCAACCATCTTTACAGCCAGGATGTGTAATCCGTAGAGAAAATTGGTCTTTGCTTCAAAAGCAAGGAGCAATTACCAATGAGGATGTTAGAGAATGCAAGCAACGTATGAACACCTTTGCCTATATAGGCTCCATAAGAGACAACCCAATTGTGCGATGTGTTTACCAAGCAGATATCAATGACAATAAATTCATAATCAAGGGGGTTGAAGAAGATGGTATTCGTATTAATCAGGAAGCGATTCAATTTTAA
- a CDS encoding LysR family transcriptional regulator, with product MAELPFTLDQLRILKAIVHEGSFKKAADKLYVTQPAVSLQIQNLEKQLEITIFDRGGRKAQLTEAGKLLLNYCEKILSQCDEACGALEDLHNLKGGSLIIGASQTTGTYLMPRMIGLFRQKFPEVSVQLQVHSTRRTGWSVANGQIDLAIIGGQLPSELQDFLEIIPYATDELALVLPVKHPLSRLPELTKEDLYRLGFVTLDTQSTTRKVVDQLLTSSGLDVQRLRIEMELNSLEAIKNAVQSGLGAAFLPVVSIERELTAGTVHKPNVADLVVKRELKLISNPARYTSRAAEAFTEDILPIFASWDSPLKNKSTNI from the coding sequence ATGGCTGAACTTCCTTTTACTCTTGATCAGCTCCGAATTCTCAAAGCAATCGTGCATGAAGGGAGCTTCAAAAAAGCTGCAGATAAGCTTTATGTAACCCAGCCTGCTGTCAGCCTTCAAATACAAAATTTAGAAAAGCAGCTAGAAATTACGATTTTCGATAGAGGTGGTAGAAAAGCTCAACTCACCGAAGCAGGAAAACTATTACTAAATTACTGCGAGAAAATTCTTAGCCAGTGTGATGAAGCTTGTGGAGCGTTAGAAGATTTACATAACCTAAAAGGTGGTTCATTGATAATTGGAGCAAGCCAAACCACGGGGACATATCTCATGCCAAGAATGATTGGATTATTTAGACAAAAATTCCCAGAAGTATCAGTCCAACTTCAAGTCCATAGCACAAGACGCACAGGCTGGAGTGTCGCAAATGGGCAAATTGATCTGGCAATAATAGGCGGACAGCTACCTTCAGAATTACAAGACTTTCTTGAAATTATTCCTTATGCAACAGATGAATTGGCCTTAGTACTTCCTGTAAAACATCCATTATCACGCCTACCTGAATTAACCAAAGAGGATTTGTACCGTTTGGGGTTCGTCACCCTTGACACACAATCAACCACTCGCAAAGTTGTTGACCAGCTTCTTACAAGTTCTGGCTTAGATGTGCAACGCTTGCGAATAGAAATGGAACTGAATTCGTTAGAAGCAATTAAAAATGCCGTTCAATCAGGGTTAGGGGCTGCATTTCTCCCAGTTGTTTCTATTGAACGAGAATTGACTGCTGGCACTGTTCACAAGCCTAATGTCGCAGATTTAGTAGTTAAAAGAGAACTTAAATTAATTAGCAATCCCGCCAGATACACCTCAAGAGCTGCTGAAGCATTTACAGAGGACATACTTCCTATCTTTGCAAGTTGGGACAGCCCCCTAAAGAACAAATCTACAAATATTTAA
- a CDS encoding NnrU family protein produces MFSEGIHHSSFIMLMLLLLFAIIHSGGAAIRTRAESIVGPRIWRLIFALASIPSAGVLIFYFLAHRYDGLRLWNFQGVPGMIQLVWVLTAFSFLFLYPATYNLLEIPSIAKPQVRIYQNGIIRISRHPQAIGQIIWCIAHGLWLGTSFMMITSAGLIAHHLFAVWHGDRRLKAKFGHTFDEFKRNTSVIPFLAIIDGRQKLEFQEFLRPSQLGICIAVAVFWWAHRFIPIGTEVFLSSKLAELLT; encoded by the coding sequence ATGTTTTCAGAAGGCATTCATCATTCCAGCTTCATAATGCTGATGCTCTTATTGCTTTTTGCAATTATCCATAGCGGAGGTGCTGCAATCAGGACTAGAGCAGAGTCAATTGTTGGCCCTAGAATTTGGCGTTTGATATTTGCTTTGGCCAGTATTCCTTCAGCAGGAGTATTGATATTTTATTTTTTAGCTCATAGATATGACGGTCTTAGACTTTGGAATTTTCAGGGTGTTCCAGGAATGATTCAATTGGTCTGGGTTTTGACTGCATTTAGTTTTTTATTTTTATATCCAGCTACATACAATCTTTTGGAAATACCTTCTATAGCAAAGCCCCAGGTCAGAATTTATCAAAATGGAATAATCAGGATTTCTAGGCACCCTCAAGCAATTGGTCAAATTATTTGGTGCATTGCTCATGGTTTATGGTTAGGTACGAGTTTTATGATGATTACATCTGCTGGTCTAATCGCTCATCATTTGTTTGCTGTATGGCATGGAGATCGTAGATTAAAGGCAAAATTTGGACATACTTTTGATGAATTTAAAAGAAATACGTCAGTGATTCCTTTCCTTGCGATCATTGATGGGAGACAAAAATTAGAATTTCAAGAATTTTTAAGACCCTCTCAATTAGGCATATGCATTGCAGTGGCAGTGTTTTGGTGGGCACATCGTTTTATTCCAATCGGTACAGAAGTATTTCTCTCTTCCAAGTTGGCAGAACTGCTGACCTGA
- a CDS encoding NAD(P)H-quinone oxidoreductase subunit 5, translating into MLSAAEIAWLIPLLPLLGAVVSGLGLISFNRALNRLRKQVAITLLTCVGASAVLSYAVLIQQIFGDSPVEHLFVWASAGDFTLPMGYVVDPLGAVMLALVTTIALLVMIYSHGYMAHDEGYVRFFTYLALFSSSMLGLIISPNLLQIYVFWELVGMCSYLLVGFWYDRDGAAHAAQKAFVVNRVGDFGLLLGILGLFWATGSFDFNGIATGLSEAVSSGTVPVWAALTLCFLVFMGPMAKSAQFPLHVWLPDAMEGPTPISALIHAATMVAAGVFLVARLEPLYAQFPFIGLLIAVLGTITCFLGASIALTQMDLKKGLAYSTVSQLGYMMLAMGCGAPVAGMFHLVTHAFFKAMLFLGSGSVIHAMEEVVGHEPILAQDMRLMGGLRKKMPITAITFLIGCIAISGIPPLAGFWSKDEILGQAFNSYPLLWAIGFLTAGMTAFYMFRLYFLTFEGSFRGNDEELQKSLLASAGIEIEESEQHHGGEIHESGWPMTMPLITLAIPSVFIGLLGIPWNSSFAKLLNPSEATEMAKNFSWSEFLPLAIASVTISALGISLAILAYYFNRINLKKSVAERFPSINAFFSNKWYLDEINEKIFVRGSRKLAREVLEVDAKVVDGVVNLTGLLTLGSGEGLKYFETGRAQFYALIVFGGVIALVALFGVLGT; encoded by the coding sequence ATGCTATCGGCCGCTGAAATTGCATGGTTAATCCCTTTGCTCCCTCTCTTGGGAGCAGTTGTATCAGGCTTGGGGTTAATTAGTTTTAATCGGGCTTTAAACCGATTGAGAAAACAAGTTGCGATTACTTTGCTTACTTGTGTAGGTGCTTCTGCTGTATTGAGCTATGCAGTGTTAATTCAGCAGATATTTGGTGATTCCCCTGTTGAACATTTATTTGTATGGGCTAGTGCAGGAGACTTCACTCTTCCTATGGGATATGTGGTGGATCCTTTGGGAGCTGTAATGCTGGCTTTGGTTACGACAATAGCCCTTTTGGTAATGATCTATTCACATGGCTATATGGCTCATGATGAAGGATATGTAAGGTTCTTTACTTATTTGGCTTTGTTCTCAAGTTCAATGCTCGGCTTGATAATTAGTCCGAACTTGTTGCAGATATATGTTTTCTGGGAATTAGTAGGAATGTGTTCTTATCTGTTAGTAGGTTTTTGGTACGACAGAGATGGTGCTGCCCATGCTGCTCAAAAAGCTTTTGTAGTTAATAGAGTTGGTGATTTTGGTCTTTTGTTAGGGATACTTGGCTTGTTCTGGGCCACAGGAAGCTTTGATTTCAATGGAATTGCAACAGGATTATCAGAGGCGGTTTCTTCAGGCACTGTTCCGGTTTGGGCAGCGTTGACACTTTGCTTTTTGGTCTTTATGGGACCCATGGCTAAATCTGCTCAGTTCCCTTTACATGTTTGGTTGCCTGATGCAATGGAAGGACCAACCCCAATATCTGCCTTGATCCATGCTGCAACAATGGTTGCAGCTGGTGTTTTCTTAGTTGCAAGACTGGAGCCGTTATATGCTCAGTTTCCTTTTATAGGTTTATTGATAGCTGTTTTGGGAACAATTACATGTTTCCTTGGTGCATCAATAGCTCTAACTCAGATGGATCTTAAAAAAGGTCTTGCTTATAGCACTGTTTCTCAACTTGGATACATGATGCTTGCAATGGGTTGTGGAGCTCCGGTAGCTGGCATGTTCCATTTGGTAACGCATGCCTTTTTTAAGGCAATGCTCTTTTTGGGTTCAGGTTCGGTAATACATGCGATGGAAGAAGTGGTTGGCCATGAACCCATTCTTGCTCAGGATATGAGGTTGATGGGTGGATTGCGTAAAAAGATGCCTATAACTGCGATTACTTTCCTTATTGGATGCATCGCAATAAGTGGCATCCCTCCTTTGGCAGGGTTTTGGAGCAAAGATGAAATTCTTGGGCAAGCTTTTAATAGTTATCCACTTCTTTGGGCTATAGGTTTCTTAACAGCAGGTATGACAGCTTTCTATATGTTTAGGCTCTATTTCTTGACCTTTGAAGGCTCTTTTAGAGGTAATGATGAAGAACTGCAAAAATCTTTACTGGCGTCTGCAGGAATAGAAATAGAAGAATCTGAACAACATCATGGAGGAGAAATTCATGAATCTGGATGGCCGATGACAATGCCATTAATTACTTTGGCTATTCCTTCAGTATTCATTGGTTTGCTAGGTATTCCCTGGAATAGTTCCTTTGCAAAATTATTGAATCCCTCTGAGGCAACAGAAATGGCGAAGAATTTTAGTTGGAGTGAATTCTTACCTCTCGCAATAGCTTCTGTAACTATTTCTGCATTAGGGATCTCATTAGCAATTTTAGCTTATTACTTCAATCGTATTAATCTTAAAAAATCAGTTGCAGAAAGGTTTCCTTCTATTAATGCATTCTTTTCAAATAAATGGTATTTAGATGAGATTAATGAAAAAATCTTTGTTCGTGGCAGTCGTAAACTAGCTCGAGAAGTTTTAGAGGTTGATGCGAAAGTTGTAGATGGTGTAGTTAATTTAACTGGACTTTTAACATTAGGCAGTGGAGAAGGACTGAAGTATTTCGAGACAGGGAGAGCACAATTTTATGCATTGATCGTTTTCGGAGGTGTTATAGCTTTAGTTGCTTTATTTGGCGTTCTTGGAACATAG